In a genomic window of Bradyrhizobium sp. LLZ17:
- a CDS encoding diguanylate cyclase, with product MMSLDSITLYLVATMVAALLGAMMVFFGKQENSPALKWWGTAYLLGAASVALWTATGDKLGPYLYLALNAVGFVACGMVWNAARVFHGRKPNWLGLVLGALAWVATVTLLDPAASMLRMIIGAGIVSVYAALTASELWVERRKSLQRRWPAFVVPVMHGCVLMLPILLGSVLRPNDAGFSGSVWVTVFAVELVLYAVGTVFVIFMLVSERTVTAHRTAASTDPLTGMLNRRGFSEACARVIEREAKGGRPVTVMIFDIDHFKSINDRFGHPAGDEMLKLFSTVVVSNLRISDLSGRIGGEEFAALLPCSLEEGVVVAERVREAFETSGVVVDEGPVDTTVSIGVSGGPAGTELEVLLASADTALYQAKRGGRNRVEAAEELPLSLENWRRQSAARIGVPKTQSKAQPATA from the coding sequence ATGATGTCGCTCGATAGCATCACGCTCTATTTGGTTGCCACGATGGTCGCCGCCTTGCTCGGCGCCATGATGGTATTTTTCGGCAAGCAGGAGAACAGTCCCGCGCTGAAATGGTGGGGCACCGCATATCTCCTCGGCGCGGCGTCCGTCGCGCTGTGGACGGCGACTGGCGACAAGCTCGGTCCGTACCTCTATCTCGCGCTGAATGCAGTGGGCTTCGTCGCCTGCGGAATGGTATGGAATGCGGCGCGCGTCTTCCACGGCCGCAAGCCGAACTGGCTCGGTCTCGTGCTCGGCGCGCTCGCCTGGGTCGCGACAGTGACGTTGCTCGATCCCGCCGCCTCCATGCTGCGCATGATCATCGGCGCCGGCATCGTCTCGGTCTACGCGGCGCTGACCGCAAGCGAGCTCTGGGTCGAGCGGCGCAAGAGCCTGCAGCGGCGCTGGCCGGCCTTCGTGGTACCGGTGATGCACGGCTGTGTGCTGATGCTGCCGATCCTGCTCGGCAGCGTCCTTCGCCCGAACGATGCCGGGTTTTCCGGCAGCGTCTGGGTCACGGTGTTCGCGGTCGAGCTCGTGCTCTATGCCGTCGGCACCGTGTTCGTGATCTTCATGCTGGTGTCGGAGCGCACCGTCACCGCGCACCGGACCGCGGCGTCGACCGATCCCCTGACCGGCATGCTCAACCGCCGCGGCTTCTCGGAAGCCTGTGCCCGCGTGATCGAGCGCGAAGCCAAGGGCGGCCGTCCGGTTACCGTGATGATCTTCGACATCGACCACTTCAAGTCGATCAACGATCGCTTCGGCCACCCCGCCGGCGACGAGATGCTGAAGCTGTTCTCGACCGTGGTCGTCAGCAATCTGCGGATCTCGGACCTGTCGGGCCGTATCGGCGGCGAGGAGTTCGCGGCGCTGTTGCCGTGTTCGCTGGAGGAGGGGGTGGTGGTCGCCGAGCGCGTGCGCGAGGCATTCGAGACCTCCGGCGTCGTGGTCGACGAGGGCCCGGTCGACACCACCGTCAGCATCGGCGTGTCCGGCGGTCCGGCCGGCACCGAGCTCGAGGTGCTGCTGGCTTCGGCCGACACTGCGCTTTACCAGGCCAAGCGCGGCGGGCGTAACCGCGTCGAGGCGGCGGAGGAGTT